From Glycine soja cultivar W05 chromosome 4, ASM419377v2, whole genome shotgun sequence, the proteins below share one genomic window:
- the LOC114408531 gene encoding prolyl endopeptidase-like has protein sequence MASLCALNYPPARRDDSVVEDYHGVKIADPYRWLEDPDAEEVKEFVAKQVQLTDSVLQKCETRGKLRETITKLFDHPRYDAPFRRANKYFYFHNTGLQPQNILYVQESLEGEAEALLDPNTFSEDGTVSLSTLSVSEDAKYLAYALSSSGSDWTTIKVMRIEDRNVEPDTLSWVKFSSISWTHDGKGFFYSRYPAPKDGEVVDAGTETNANLHHQLYYHFLGTDQSEDILCWRDPENPKYTFGGSVTDDGKYILLHIAEGCDPVNKLYYCDLSKLPNALEGFRNGNSLLPFAKLIDNFDAQYEAIANDDTVFTFLTNKDAPKYKIVRVDLKEPTAWADVLQESEKDVLESACAVNGNQLIVSYLSDVKYLLQVRDLKTGSLLHQLPIEIGSVSEISARREDSVVFIGFTSFLTPGIIYQCNLGTEIPDMKIFREIVVPGFDRSEFHVKQDFVTSKDGTKIPMFIVAKKDITLDGSHPCLLYGYGGFNINITPYFSVSRIVLTRHLGVVFSIANIRGGGEYGEEWHKAGSLARKQNCFDDFISAAEYLVSTGYTQPKKLCIEGGSNGGLLVGACINQRPDLFGCALAHVGVMDMLRFHKFTIGHAWTSDYGCSDKEEEFHWLIKYSPLHNVRRPWEQHHDQSFQYPSTMLLTADHDDRVVPLHTLKLLATMQYVLCTSLEKSPQTNAIIGRIDCKSGHGAGRPTQKMIDEAADRYGFMAKVLEVHWIE, from the exons ATGGCTTCGCTTTGTGCCCTAAACTATCCTCCTGCTCGCAGAGACGATTCAGTCGTCGAAGATTACCATGGTGTCAAAATTGCCGATCCTTATCGATG gcTCGAAGATCCTGATGCGGAAGAAGTGAAAGAGTTCGTAGCGAAACAGGTTCAGCTGACGGATTCGGTTCTTCAAAAATGCGAAACGAGAGGGAAGCTTAGGGAAACGATAACGAAGCTATTTGACCATCCTCGTTACGACGCTCCGTTTAGGCGAGCCAATAAGTACTTTTACTTCCATAACACTGGCCTTCAGCCGCAAAACATTCTATATGTGCAG gAGAGTTTGGAGGGAGAGGCAGAGGCTTTGCTCGATCCCAATACCTTCAGTGAAGACGGAACCGTTTCCCTGAGCACACTTTCGGTGAGCGAAGATGCCAAGTACTTGGCTTATGCGCTTAGTTCAAGTGGTAGCGATTGGACTACTATAAAAGTAATGCGGATTGAGGACCGGAATGTTGAGCCTGATACCTTATCGTGG GTCAAGTTTTCCTCAATTAGTTGGACGCACGATGGCAAAGGTTTCTTTTATAGCCGCTATCCAGCACCCAA AGATGGAGAAGTAGTAGATGCTGGTACTGAAACAAATGCTAACCTTCATCATCAGCTCTATTATCATTTTCTGGGTACAGATCAATCGGAAGATATTTTGTGCTGGAGAGATCCTGAAAATCCTAAATATACGTTTGGAGGAAGTGTAACTGATGATGGCAAG TACATCCTTCTCCATATTGCAGAAGGGTGTGATCCAGTTAACAAACTTTACTACTGCGACTTGTCCAAACTTCCTAATGCGCTGGAAGGCTTTCGGAATGGAAATTCTCTCCTCCCATTTGCCAAACTTATTGATAACTTTGATGCACAGTATGAAGCCATTGCCAATGATGACACCGTGTTtacatttttaactaataaagatgctccaaaatataaaatagtccGAGTAGATTTGAAAGAACCAACTGCTTGGGCTGATGTTCTCCAAGAGTCTGAAAAAGATGTACTGGAGTCAGCATGTGCTGTAAATGGCAACCAACTGATAGTAAGTTACTTGAGTGATGTGAAGTATCTTCTACAAGTAAGAGACTTAAAAACAGGATCCTTGCTGCATCAATTACCAATTGAGATTGGCAGTGTTTCTGAAATTTCTGCACGACGTGAAGATAGTGTGGTTTTCATTGGCTTTACAAGCTTCTTAACTCCCGGTATCATCTACCAGTGCAACCTAGGAACAGAGATTCCTGATATGAAGATATTTCGTGAAATTGTTGTCCCTGGGTTTGATCGGTCTGAATTTCATGTTAaacag GATTTCGTGACTAGTAAAGATGGTACCAAGATCCCAATGTTCATTGTTGCCAAAAAGGATATTACTTTGGATGGTTCACACCCATGTTTGTTATATGGATATGGTGGTTTTAACATCAATATTACGCCATATTTCAGTGTCAGTCGCATTGTACTCACAAGACATTTAGGTGTTGTTTTCAGCATAGCAAATATTCGTGGTGGTGGAGAATATGGGGAGGAATGGCATAAAGCAGGCTCCCTTGCAAGAAAGCAGAATTGCTTTGATGACTTCATTTCTGCTGCTGAATACCTTGTATCTACTGGTTACACTCAACCCAAAAAGTTATGCATCGAAGGTGGAAGCAATGGTGGACTTCTTGTTGGTGCTTGTATAAATCAG AGACCTGATTTATTTGGCTGTGCTCTGGCTCATGTTGGTGTTATGGACATGCTACGGTTCCACAAATTTACCATAG GTCATGCTTGGACCTCTGATTATGGTTGTTCAGACAAGGAGGAAGAGTTTCATTGGCTAATCAA ATACTCACCATTACATAATGTCCGGAGACCGTGGGAACAGCATCATGATCAGTCATTTCAGTATCCATCAACCATGCTGTTGACAGCTGATCATGATGATCGTGTTGTGCCACTGCACACATTGAAGCTATTAGCG ACCATGCAATATGTCCTCTGTACGAGCTTGGAAAAAAGTCCCCAGACAAACGCTATAATTGGTCGCATTGACTGCAAGTCTGGTCATGGAGCTGGTCGTCCAACACAGAAAATG ATCGATGAAGCTGCTGACCGGTACGGTTTTATGGCTAAAGTGTTGGAAGTGCATTGGATTGAATAG
- the LOC114408526 gene encoding uncharacterized protein LOC114408526, with protein MITRSNLVEQLREYQIRSKHDWASVSFFSSTSSNITTSRVDVVLFVIWELVILAFLVFSVVSLYFKHIRLAFILVCITILLLLCMKITKQVRLARKKRRRMLLPLSM; from the exons ATGATAACACGATCGAATCTGGTTGAACAGCTGCGAGAGTATCAGATTCGATCCAAGCATGACTGGGCCTCTGTCTCGTTCTTCTCCTCCACTTCTTCAAACATCACCACTTCCAG GGTGGATGTGGTGCTTTTTGTAATATGGGAACTTGTTATTTTAGCTTTCTTGGTTTTTTCTGTAGTCTCTCTGTACTTCAAGCACATCCGGCTTGCTTTTATTTTAGTCTGCATCACAATCCTATTGCTTTTATGCATGAAAATTACAAAGCAAGTAAGGCTTGCAAGGAAAAAGAGACGAAGGATGCTTCTTCCATTGTCAATGTAA
- the LOC114408286 gene encoding lysine histidine transporter-like 8 — translation MPSDAKQPSRLAMWKGVMFAYTVIALCLFPLAIGGYWAYGNLIPTNGGMLGALQKYHEHDTSKFIIALTSLLVVINSLSSFQIYAMPVFDDLEFRYTSKMNRPCPRWLRIAFRGLFGCLAFFIAVALPFLRSLAGLIGGAALPITLAYPCFMWIQIKKPQRCSTNWYLNWTLGVVGMILSVLVVIGAIRGIVAQGIEIHFFNPQ, via the exons ATGCCTTCGGATGCTAAGCAACCCTCACGCTTGGCCATGTGGAAAGGTGTTATGTTTGCTTACACAGTCATCGCCTTGTGTTTGTTTCCCCTTGCCATTGGAGGTTATTGGGCCTATGGAAATTTA ATACCTACCAATGGAGGGATGTTAGGTGCTTTGCAAAAATACCACGAACATGATACATCAAAATTTATCATTGCTTTGACAAGCTTGCTAGTTGTTATAAACAGCCTCAGTTCCTTCCAAATCTATGCAATGCCAGTATTTGACGATCTGGAATTCAGATACACTAGCAAGATGAACAGACCTTGCCCGAGGTGGCTACGAATAGCCTTCAGGGGTCTCTTCGGGTGCCTAGCATTTTTTATTGCTGTAGCCTTACCATTCTTACGGAGTTTGGCAGGTCTGATAGGAGGCGCTGCTCTACCAATAACCTTAGCATATCCCTGTTTCATGTGGATACAGATTAAGAAGCCACAGAGATGTAGCACAAACTGGTACTTGAACTGGACACTAGGTGTTGTTGGGATGATTCTAAGTGTACTGGTTGTCATAGGAGCCATTCGGGGCATAGTTGCTCAGGGCATAGAGATCCATTTCTTTAATCCACAGTAG
- the LOC114408530 gene encoding enoyl-CoA hydratase 2, peroxisomal-like isoform X2, with amino-acid sequence MASASEFDPALALSHKFPDTTYSYTERDAALYALGVGVCLSDAVDGVELKYVYHENGQGSIKVLPTFATLLVLRSGASGYNLPGLEYDPRLLLHGQQYIELYKPLPSSCHIHNIVSLAGLHDKGKAAILEIETKSYEKESGDLLCMNRTTVFLRGAGGFSKSSKPFSYTNYPMNQNPAVKIPESKPFSVFEDRTQPSQALLYRLSGDYNPLHSDPMVAKVAGWGVLRFSQPILHGLCTLGFAVRAIIKCICRGDPDLIKSVAGRFLLHVYPGETLVTEMWLEGSRVIYRTKVKERKRTVLSGYVGLRGLTSSL; translated from the exons ATGGCGAGTGCATCAGAGTTCGACCCAGCGCTTGCGCTTTCTCACAAATTCCCTGAT ACTACGTACTCTTATACCGAAAG GGATGCAGCACTTTATGCCCTAGGCGTTGGGGTGTGTTTGTCAGACGCTGTTGACGGTGTTGAGCTTAAATATGTCTACCATGAAAATGGTCAGGGGTCTATCAAG GTCTTGCCTACGTTTGCTACTCTACTTGTACTTAGATCTGGGGCGAGTGGTTATAATCTCCCAGGTTTGGA ATATGATCCACGCCTTCTACTTCATGGACAACAGTACATAGAATTATACAAACCACTTCCTTCAAGCTGtcat ATACACAATATAGTAAGCCTTGCCGGATTACATGATAAAG gTAAAGCAGCAATTTTGGAGATTGAAACAAAAAGCTACGAGAAAGAATCTGGTGATTTATTGTGCATGAACAG GACAACTGTCTTTCTCCGTGGTGCTGGTGGCTTCTCAAAATCATCTAAGCCATTTTCTTATACAAATTACCCTATGAATCAGAATCCAGCTGTGAAAATTCCTGAAAGTAAACCTTTTTCAGTGTTTGAGGATCGTACCCAACCATCTCAG GCATTGCTCTATAGGCTATCTGGTGATTACAATCCTCTGCATTCAGATCCCATGGTTGCAAAGGTTGCTGG TTGGGGTGTGCTAAG ATTCTCGCAGCCAATATTGCATGGTCTGTGCACATTAGGATTTGCAGTTAGGGCAATCATCAAATGCATATGCAGAGGAGATCCAGACTTGATAAAAAGCGTAGCGGGCAGATTTCTTCTACATGTCTACCCCGGTGAAACTCTAGTTACTGAGATGTGGCTTGAAGGCTCAAG GGTAATATATCGGACTAAGGTGAAAGAGCGAAAGCGGACAGTTCTTTCTGGCTACGTTGGTCTGCGTGGTTTGACTTCGTCACTGTGA
- the LOC114408530 gene encoding enoyl-CoA hydratase 2, peroxisomal-like isoform X3 — MASASEFDPALALSHKFPDTTYSYTERDAALYALGVGVCLSDAVDGVELKYVYHENGQGSIKVLPTFATLLVLRSGASGYNLPGLEYDPRLLLHGQQYIELYKPLPSSCHIHNIVSLAGLHDKGKAAILEIETKSYEKESGDLLCMNRTTVFLRGAGGFSKSSKPFSYTNYPMNQNPAVKIPESKPFSVFEDRTQPSQALLYRLSGDYNPLHSDPMVAKVAGFSQPILHGLCTLGFAVRAIIKCICRGDPDLIKSVAGRFLLHVYPGETLVTEMWLEGSRVIYRTKVKERKRTVLSGYVGLRGLTSSL; from the exons ATGGCGAGTGCATCAGAGTTCGACCCAGCGCTTGCGCTTTCTCACAAATTCCCTGAT ACTACGTACTCTTATACCGAAAG GGATGCAGCACTTTATGCCCTAGGCGTTGGGGTGTGTTTGTCAGACGCTGTTGACGGTGTTGAGCTTAAATATGTCTACCATGAAAATGGTCAGGGGTCTATCAAG GTCTTGCCTACGTTTGCTACTCTACTTGTACTTAGATCTGGGGCGAGTGGTTATAATCTCCCAGGTTTGGA ATATGATCCACGCCTTCTACTTCATGGACAACAGTACATAGAATTATACAAACCACTTCCTTCAAGCTGtcat ATACACAATATAGTAAGCCTTGCCGGATTACATGATAAAG gTAAAGCAGCAATTTTGGAGATTGAAACAAAAAGCTACGAGAAAGAATCTGGTGATTTATTGTGCATGAACAG GACAACTGTCTTTCTCCGTGGTGCTGGTGGCTTCTCAAAATCATCTAAGCCATTTTCTTATACAAATTACCCTATGAATCAGAATCCAGCTGTGAAAATTCCTGAAAGTAAACCTTTTTCAGTGTTTGAGGATCGTACCCAACCATCTCAG GCATTGCTCTATAGGCTATCTGGTGATTACAATCCTCTGCATTCAGATCCCATGGTTGCAAAGGTTGCTGG ATTCTCGCAGCCAATATTGCATGGTCTGTGCACATTAGGATTTGCAGTTAGGGCAATCATCAAATGCATATGCAGAGGAGATCCAGACTTGATAAAAAGCGTAGCGGGCAGATTTCTTCTACATGTCTACCCCGGTGAAACTCTAGTTACTGAGATGTGGCTTGAAGGCTCAAG GGTAATATATCGGACTAAGGTGAAAGAGCGAAAGCGGACAGTTCTTTCTGGCTACGTTGGTCTGCGTGGTTTGACTTCGTCACTGTGA
- the LOC114408527 gene encoding uncharacterized protein LOC114408527, protein MASSSASPRPSAAAEHSRKILGFMAHAKQRKDSFIQFFAMTGILLLSMRSLSQKYKIHGLQEDIHALRVDHGSLTDRINNIKNDLLREASQDSTGLFASRLRHLFAEQH, encoded by the coding sequence ATGGCTTCTTCTTCAGCTTCTCCTCGACCGAGCGCCGCCGCGGAACATTCGAGGAAGATATTAGGGTTTATGGCGCACGCGAAGCAACGGAAGGACAGCTTCATCCAATTCTTCGCCATGACGGGTATCCTTCTATTGAGCATGCGATCTTTGAGTCAGAAGTACAAAATCCATGGCCTCCAAGAAGACATCCACGCCCTCAGGGTCGACCACGGTTCTCTCACCGACCGCATCAACAACATCAAGAACGACCTCCTTCGAGAAGCTTCTCAAGATTCCACCGGCCTCTTCGCTTCTCGCCTTCGCCACCTCTTTGCAGAACAACACTGA
- the LOC114408529 gene encoding L-ascorbate oxidase homolog, with the protein MPLKLAGGATVGSLLLCVAISLFHIAGAEDPYRFFNWNVTYGDIYPLGVRQTGILINGQFPGPDIHSVTNDNLIINVFNSLDEPFLLSWNGIQQRRNSFEDGVFGTTCPIPPGKNFTYILQVKDQIGSFYYFPSLAFHKAAGGFGGIRILSRPRIPVPFPDPAGDYTVLIGDWYKSNHTTLKARLDRGKKLPFPDGILINGRGPNGVSLNVEQGKTYRLRISNVGLQHSLNFRIQNHKMKLVEVEGTHTLQTTYSSLDVHVGQSYSVLVTADQPAQDYYIVFSSRFSYKVLTTTGVLRYSNSAGPVSGPPPGGPTIQIDWSLNQARSIRTNLTASGPRPNPQGSYHYGMINTTKTIILASSAGQVNGKQRYAINSVSYVAPDTPLKLADYFKISGVFRPGSISDRPTGGGIYLDTSVLQADYRTFVEIVFQNNEKIVQSYHLDGYSFFVVGMDGGQWTPASRNQYNLRDAVARCTTQVYPFSWTAIYIALDNVGMWNLRSEFWARQYLGQQLYLRVYTASTSIRDEFPVPKNAILCGRASGRHTRPL; encoded by the exons atGCCGCTCAAGTTGGCGGGAGGAGCCACTGTCGGTTCCCTTCTCCTATGTGTTGCTATTTCTCTCTTTCACATCGCTGGGGCCGAAGATCCCTACAGGTTCTTCAACTGGAATGTTACTTATGGTGACATTTACCCTCTTGGTGTTCGCCAAACG GGAATATTGATCAACGGGCAATTCCCAGGTCCAGATATTCATTCTGTTACCAACGACAACCTCATCATCAATGTCTTCAACAGCTTGGATGAGCCCTTTCTTCTCTCTTG GAATGGGATCCAGCAGAGAAGGAACTCATTCGAAGATGGTGTTTTTGGAACAACGTGCCCCATCCCACCAGGGAAGAATTTTACTTACATCCTTcaagtcaaagatcaaattgggAGTTTTTACTATTTCCCATCCCTTGCATTCCACAAAGCCGCTGGCGGTTTTGGAGGCATTAGGATTCTCAGCAGACCAAGAATTCCCGTCCCATTCCCTGATCCAGCTGGTGATTACACTGTCCTCATTGGAGATTGGTACAAGTCCAACCACACG ACTTTGAAAGCCCGTCTTGATAGGGGCAAGAAGCTGCCTTTTCCCGATGGAATACTTATCAATGGTCGCGGACCTAATGGAGTGTCTTTAAACGTTGAACAAG GAAAGACTTATAGGCTTAGAATATCAAATGTGGGGCTGCAACACTCCCTTAACTTTAGAATCCAAAACCACAAAATGAAGCTGGTAGAAGTGGAAGGAACGCACACCCTTCAGACAACGTACTCCTCTCTTGATGTTCATGTAGGCCAATCTTATTCAGTGCTGGTAACTGCGGATCAACCTGCTCAGGATTATTATATTGTGTTTTCCTCACGATTCTCCTACAAGGTCCTCACCACCACTGGAGTGCTTCGCTATAGCAACTCCGCAGGCCCGGTATCAGGCCCACCCCCTGGTGGACCTACAATCCAAATTGACTGGTCTTTGAACCAGGCCCGCTCCATTAG GACAAACCTTACAGCAAGTGGACCGAGGCCAAACCCGCAAGGATCGTACCATTACGGTATGATAAACACGACAAAGACGATCATATTGGCGAGTTCGGCTGGTCAAGTAAATGGGAAGCAAAGATACGCAATTAACAGCGTGTCTTATGTTGCCCCAGACACCCCTCTTAAGCTCGCCGATTACTTCAAAATCTCCGGTGTTTTCCGCCCCGGAAGCATATCTGACAGACCCACTGGTGGCGGCATTTACCTTGACACTTCTGTGTTACAAGCTGACTACAGAACTTTTGTTGAGATTGTCTTCCAAAACAACGAGAAAATCGTTCAGAGCTACCATCTTGATGGCTACTCTTTCTTTGTCGTTGG TATGGACGGGGGACAGTGGACACCTGCTAGCAGGAACCAGTACAATCTCCGAGATGCAGTTGCACGTTGCACCACACAG GTATACCCCTTTTCATGGACTGCTATTTATATTGCCCTTGACAATGTGGGAATGTGGAACTTGAGGTCTGAGTTTTGGGCACGACAATACCTTGGGCAACAGTTATATTTACGCGTTTATACAGCATCAACCTCAATCAGAGACGAGTTCCCTGTTCCAAAGAATGCAATTCTTTGTGGTAGGGCTAGTGGGAGACACACGCGACCCCTTTGA
- the LOC114408530 gene encoding enoyl-CoA hydratase 2, peroxisomal-like isoform X1 — translation MASASEFDPALALSHKFPDTTYSYTERDAALYALGVGVCLSDAVDGVELKYVYHENGQGSIKVLPTFATLLVLRSGASGYNLPGLEYDPRLLLHGQQYIELYKPLPSSCHIHNIVSLAGLHDKGKAAILEIETKSYEKESGDLLCMNRTTVFLRGAGGFSKSSKPFSYTNYPMNQNPAVKIPESKPFSVFEDRTQPSQALLYRLSGDYNPLHSDPMVAKVAGSWGVLRFSQPILHGLCTLGFAVRAIIKCICRGDPDLIKSVAGRFLLHVYPGETLVTEMWLEGSRVIYRTKVKERKRTVLSGYVGLRGLTSSL, via the exons ATGGCGAGTGCATCAGAGTTCGACCCAGCGCTTGCGCTTTCTCACAAATTCCCTGAT ACTACGTACTCTTATACCGAAAG GGATGCAGCACTTTATGCCCTAGGCGTTGGGGTGTGTTTGTCAGACGCTGTTGACGGTGTTGAGCTTAAATATGTCTACCATGAAAATGGTCAGGGGTCTATCAAG GTCTTGCCTACGTTTGCTACTCTACTTGTACTTAGATCTGGGGCGAGTGGTTATAATCTCCCAGGTTTGGA ATATGATCCACGCCTTCTACTTCATGGACAACAGTACATAGAATTATACAAACCACTTCCTTCAAGCTGtcat ATACACAATATAGTAAGCCTTGCCGGATTACATGATAAAG gTAAAGCAGCAATTTTGGAGATTGAAACAAAAAGCTACGAGAAAGAATCTGGTGATTTATTGTGCATGAACAG GACAACTGTCTTTCTCCGTGGTGCTGGTGGCTTCTCAAAATCATCTAAGCCATTTTCTTATACAAATTACCCTATGAATCAGAATCCAGCTGTGAAAATTCCTGAAAGTAAACCTTTTTCAGTGTTTGAGGATCGTACCCAACCATCTCAG GCATTGCTCTATAGGCTATCTGGTGATTACAATCCTCTGCATTCAGATCCCATGGTTGCAAAGGTTGCTGG AAGTTGGGGTGTGCTAAG ATTCTCGCAGCCAATATTGCATGGTCTGTGCACATTAGGATTTGCAGTTAGGGCAATCATCAAATGCATATGCAGAGGAGATCCAGACTTGATAAAAAGCGTAGCGGGCAGATTTCTTCTACATGTCTACCCCGGTGAAACTCTAGTTACTGAGATGTGGCTTGAAGGCTCAAG GGTAATATATCGGACTAAGGTGAAAGAGCGAAAGCGGACAGTTCTTTCTGGCTACGTTGGTCTGCGTGGTTTGACTTCGTCACTGTGA